Proteins found in one Onychomys torridus chromosome 21, mOncTor1.1, whole genome shotgun sequence genomic segment:
- the LOC118571999 gene encoding cytochrome P450 4F6-like has product MLQLSLPWLGLGPVAASSWQLLLLSGASLFLARILAWIYSFYDNCCRLRCFPQPPSPHWFWGHMGMIQNNEEGLQLLTEMGHHFHDVYLCWFGTFYPILTLTHPKFIAPVLQAPAAVAPKEMTFYGFLKPWLGDGLLVSAGDKWSRHRRLLTPTFHFDTLKPYVKIFNKSVNIMHAKWRRLTAKGSAHLDMFEHISLMTLDSLQKCVFSFDSNCQESPSEYIAAILELSSLIVKRHHRLILYMDFLYYLTPDGRRFRKACDMVHNFTDAVIQERRSNLASQGVDDFLKAKTRSKTLDFIDVLLLAKDEHGKELCDEDIRAEADTFMFGGHDTTASGLSWVLYNLARHPEYQERCRQEVRELLRGREPEEIEWDDLAQLPFLTMCIKESLRLHPPVTMISRCCTQDVVLPDGRVIPKGNDCTISIFGVHHNPSVWPDPEVYDPFRFDPENPQKKSPLAFIPFSAGPRNCIGQTFAMNEMKVALALTLLRFRVLPDHKEPRRKPELILRAEGGLWLRVEPLSTDAH; this is encoded by the exons ATGCTACAGCTGAGCCTGCCCTGGCTGGGTCTGGGGCCCGTGGCTGCCTCCTCATGGCAGCTTTTGTTGCTAAGTGGGGCCTCCTTGTTCCTGGCCCGAATTCTGGCCTGGATCTACTCCTTCTACGACAACTGCTGCCGCCTTCGTTGCTTCCCTCAGCCCCCTTCACCGCACTGGTTTTGGGGTCACATGGGCATG ATCCAGAACAATGAGGAAGGCCTGCAGCTGCTGACTGAAATGGGCCACCACTTCCATGATGTCTACCTCTGTTGGTTTGGGACTTTCTACCCGATCCTGACACTCACCCACCCCAAGTTCATTGCCCCTGTGCTCCAGGCCCCAG CGGCGGTGGCCCCTAAGGAAATGACTTTCTATGGTTTCCTGAAGCCCTGGCTGG GGGATGGGCTGTTGGTGAGCGCTGGTGACAAGTGGAGCCGCCATCGCCGTCTGCTGACGCCCACCTTCCACTTTGACACCCTGAAGCCCTATGTGAAGATTTTTAACAAGAGCGTGAACATCATgcat GCCAAGTGGCGGCGCCTGACCGCCAAGGGCAGCGCCCATCTGGACATGTTTGAGCACATCAGCCTCATGACGTTGGACAGTCTGCAGAAATGTGTCTTCAGCTTTGACAGCAACTGTCAGGA GTCTCCCAGCGAATACATTGCTGCCATTTTGGAGCTCAGCTCCCTCATAGTAAAACGGCACCATCGGCTAATCCTGTATATGGACTTCCTGTACTACCTCACTCCTGATGGGAGGCGCTTCCGCAAGGCCTGTGACATGGTGCACAACTTCACAGATGCTGTCATTCAGGAGAGGCGTAGTAACCTTGCTAGCCAGGGTGTTGATGACTTCCTCAAGGCCAAGACGAGGTCTAAGACTTTAGACTTCATCGATGTGCTCTTGCTGGCCAAG GATGAACATGGAAAGGAGCTGTGTGATGAGGACATCCGGGCAGAGGCTGACACCTTCATGTTTGGAG GCCATGACACCACGGCCAGTGGGCTCTCCTGGGTCCTGTACAACCTGGCGAGGCACCCGGAATACCAGGAGCGCTGCCGGCAGGAGGTGCGGGAGCTGCTGAGGGGCCGAGAGCCTGAGGAGATTGAATG GGACGACCTGGCCCAGCTGCCCTTCCTGACCATGTGCATCAAGGAGAGTCTGCGGCTGCATCCCCCGGTCACGATGATCTCCCGCTGCTGCACCCAGGATGTTGTGCTCCCAGATGGCCGGGTCATCCCTAAAG GGAACGACTGTACCATCAGCATCTTTGGGGTTCATCACAACCCTTCAGTCTGGCCAGACCCTGAG GTCTATGACCCCTTCCGCTTTGACCCAGAAAACCCTCAGAAGAAGTCACCTCTGGCTTTTATTCCCTTCTCTGCCGGGCCCAG GAACTGCATAGGACAGACTTTCGCCATGAACGAGATGAAGGTGGCGCTGGCGCTCACCCTGCTGCGCTTCCGCGTCCTGCCGGACCACAAGGAGCCGCGCCGGAAGCCGGAGCTGATCCTGCGCGCAGAGGGCGGGCTGTGGCTGCGGGTGGAGCCGCTGAGCACCGATGCACATTGA